One Saccharomyces kudriavzevii IFO 1802 strain IFO1802 genome assembly, chromosome: 7 DNA segment encodes these proteins:
- the HGH1 gene encoding Hgh1p (similar to Saccharomyces cerevisiae HGH1 (YGR187C); ancestral locus Anc_5.194), with the protein MASQLDELVEFLHSPQPAVRQIAIDNLVGFSAGPTSKIFKNDNFRPVKDIIKMIMDPEHGTRVIIQQGVTILVNLSEDNLVRNIILNDDQKFLKFLVWKIVDLSNPNADIMCILLSNLAKNDDILAILSIKRSSSGEEIDDGLKLAALDGNVFKSLNSMDCLMDCFVKGYDRKLTKYANFNYLAYFFADISRFRLGRMYFIEEQEYDHVVPISKLLVFTEKYDTKIRREGVASTIKNSLFDSETHERLLNDEKINLLPYILLPIASAKDSEIDEEDMFNLPDELQLLPEDKQRDPIPDIVCCHLESILLLSTTHAGREYLREKSVYPLVRELHKNVEDEDIGELCYRIVNMLMRGEPGAGAVEEMPSKNADDEEEDEEDENEIVEVA; encoded by the coding sequence ATGGCGTCACAACTAGATGAATTAGTGGAATTCTTACATTCCCCCCAACCTGCCGTAAGACAAATTGCTATTGATAATTTGGTTGGATTCAGCGCTGGtccaacttcaaaaatattcaaaaatgataacTTCAGGCCTGTTAAAGATATCATTAAAATGATCATGGACCCAGAACATGGTACTCGTGTTATTATTCAACAGGGTGTTACTATTTTGGTCAATCTATCTGAAGATAATTTGGTGAGAAATATTATACTAAACGATGATCAAAAATTCCTGAAATTCTTAGTCTGgaaaattgtcgatttGAGTAATCCAAACGCTGATATAATGTGCATTTTATTAAGCAATTTAGCGAAGAATGATGATATACTTGCCATTTTAAGTATTAAAAGGAGTTCAAGtggtgaagaaattgatgatggtTTAAAACTAGCTGCTTTGGATGGAaatgttttcaaaagtttaaATTCCATGGACTGCTTAATGGATTGTTTCGTTAAGGGCTATGATAGAAAGCTGACAAAATATGCCAATTTCAACTATTTAGCCTATTTCTTCGCTGACATTTCCAGATTCAGATTGGGTAGGATGTATTTTATCGAGGAGCAGGAATATGATCATGTCGTTCCCATTTCTAAGCTACTGGTTTTtactgaaaaatatgatacAAAGATAAGAAGAGAAGGTGTTGCCTCTACAATCAAGAATTCTTTATTTGATTCTGAAACTCATGAGAGGCTACTcaacgatgaaaaaataaatttatTGCCATACATTTTGCTACCTATTGCCAGTGCAAAAGATTCCGaaatcgatgaagaagacatGTTCAACTTGCCTGATGAACTTCAACTACTACCGGAGGACAAGCAAAGAGATCCAATTCCTGACATTGTATGCTGTCACCTAGAAAgtattcttttattatcTACGACCCATGCCGGTAGGGAGTATCTAAGAGAAAAGTCTGTTTATCCCCTAGTGAGAGAATTGCATAAAAATGtcgaagatgaagatattgGTGAACTATGTTACAGAATTGTTAATATGTTGATGAGAGGTGAACCTGGTGCTGGCGCAGTGGAAGAAATGCCATCAAAAAATGCtgacgacgaagaagaagacgaagaagacgaaaatGAGATCGTCGAGGTAGCCTAA